One window from the genome of Nocardioides panaciterrulae encodes:
- a CDS encoding extracellular solute-binding protein, translating to MSVPHRRTLGALAVLPLLLLPAACGGSSADASKDAESITKVKDGQMKGVKIATADFFGDCSDAIGKNTDLAKAVDECSTFQTLINKFNAENKFGITVTQQGADWKSFYDSLNAAFAAKQPPDVTLMHESNIPDYSSRGLLLPLGSDYKVVGIDPSDLTDPATSAVTVDEKIYAVPFDEHANLVHLNMDLMKQAHLVKPDGSPILPTSPAELKKQAAQFKSATGMQYMAWGNDFNIPFRVFSTLVSQQGKAVVTDDGKVQIDTPESHNALTLIKDLYSSGIADPKQTYDSSQQAWLNGKVGMLVNGTWPVNQYVNQTTFKYEATDFPTLYGQPGVWANSHTWVIPVQQDGDPVKYRAALEFAAWMYDHDKDWALGSGHLSVRKSVLASSAYKSAPQRANYVATADNAALVPQIVGWQGAEDDLQHAIEKVWLSGTSVDSALSAAQSQVEQQLQN from the coding sequence ATGTCGGTTCCTCACAGGCGCACGCTCGGCGCTCTCGCCGTGCTGCCGCTGCTGCTCCTGCCAGCCGCCTGCGGCGGCAGCTCCGCCGACGCGTCGAAGGACGCCGAGTCGATCACGAAGGTCAAGGACGGCCAGATGAAGGGGGTCAAGATCGCCACGGCGGACTTCTTCGGCGACTGCAGCGACGCGATCGGCAAGAACACCGACCTCGCCAAGGCCGTCGACGAGTGCTCGACCTTCCAGACGCTCATCAACAAGTTCAACGCCGAGAACAAGTTCGGCATCACCGTCACCCAGCAGGGAGCGGACTGGAAGTCGTTCTACGACTCGCTCAACGCCGCCTTCGCCGCCAAGCAGCCGCCGGACGTGACCCTCATGCACGAGTCCAACATCCCGGACTACTCCAGCCGCGGGCTGCTGCTGCCGTTGGGATCGGACTACAAGGTGGTGGGGATCGACCCCTCGGACCTCACTGACCCGGCCACGAGCGCGGTCACCGTCGACGAGAAGATCTACGCCGTTCCGTTCGACGAGCACGCGAACCTGGTCCATCTCAACATGGACCTGATGAAGCAGGCGCACCTCGTCAAGCCCGACGGATCCCCCATCCTGCCCACCAGTCCGGCAGAGCTGAAGAAGCAGGCCGCCCAGTTCAAGTCCGCCACCGGGATGCAGTACATGGCCTGGGGGAACGACTTCAACATCCCCTTCCGGGTCTTCTCCACGCTGGTCTCCCAGCAGGGCAAGGCCGTGGTCACCGACGACGGCAAGGTCCAGATCGACACTCCGGAGAGTCACAACGCGCTGACCCTGATCAAGGACCTCTACTCCTCCGGCATCGCCGACCCCAAGCAGACCTACGACTCCTCCCAGCAGGCGTGGCTCAACGGCAAGGTCGGAATGCTCGTCAACGGCACGTGGCCGGTCAACCAGTACGTCAACCAGACGACGTTCAAGTACGAGGCCACCGACTTCCCCACGCTCTACGGGCAGCCGGGGGTATGGGCCAACTCGCACACCTGGGTGATTCCGGTGCAGCAGGACGGCGACCCGGTCAAGTACCGCGCGGCCCTCGAGTTCGCCGCCTGGATGTACGACCACGACAAGGACTGGGCGCTCGGCTCGGGGCACCTGTCGGTCCGCAAGTCGGTGCTCGCCAGCTCCGCCTACAAGTCCGCACCCCAGCGTGCGAACTACGTCGCCACCGCCGACAACGCGGCTCTCGTGCCGCAGATCGTCGGCTGGCAGGGCGCCGAGGACGACCTGCAGCACGCCATCGAGAAGGTGTGGTTGTCCGGGACGAGCGTCGACTCCGCCCTGTCCGCCGCCCAGTCGCAGGTGGAGCAACAGCTGCAGAACTAG
- a CDS encoding ABC transporter permease subunit yields the protein MTAAATAPEAVRDQARASSPKPRTRRRPTLFHVFMIVAVVVWLLPIGWMVVLAVSDNHLLQLKTQTLIPQGFTLDNIVTELRGSRIPRWFLNSVVVTGVTTLGTVVTSAMAGYAFGRLKFRFQTPLFVLTLAGLMVPREAMFIPLYLMFSETGQLNSYQGLFLPRIALPLGVFIMTQFFRAVPHEMEEAARIDGAGHARIFLSIMLPLARPAMAALAIFAFVQSWNDYLWPLVVATNPHFFTLTVGLAQQQGSFDAANSLGSLMARGLIGSLPLVIVFLLFQRQLIRGIALGSGEK from the coding sequence GTGACCGCCGCCGCGACCGCACCCGAGGCGGTGCGTGACCAGGCCCGGGCGTCATCGCCGAAGCCCCGCACTCGGCGGCGTCCCACGCTCTTCCACGTCTTCATGATCGTTGCCGTCGTGGTCTGGCTGCTCCCGATCGGGTGGATGGTGGTGCTGGCGGTCTCCGACAACCACCTGCTGCAGCTGAAGACCCAGACGTTGATCCCTCAGGGGTTCACGCTCGACAACATCGTCACCGAGTTGCGCGGCTCCCGGATCCCGCGGTGGTTCCTCAACAGCGTCGTGGTCACCGGGGTCACCACCCTGGGCACGGTCGTCACCTCGGCGATGGCCGGTTACGCGTTCGGCCGGCTGAAGTTCCGGTTCCAGACCCCGCTGTTCGTCCTGACGTTGGCGGGATTGATGGTCCCCCGGGAGGCCATGTTCATCCCGCTCTACCTGATGTTCAGCGAGACGGGGCAGCTCAACAGCTACCAGGGACTCTTCCTGCCCCGCATCGCGCTCCCGCTCGGCGTGTTCATCATGACCCAGTTCTTCCGGGCCGTCCCCCACGAGATGGAGGAGGCGGCGCGCATCGACGGCGCGGGCCACGCGCGGATCTTCCTGAGCATCATGCTGCCCCTGGCCCGGCCGGCGATGGCGGCCCTGGCGATCTTCGCCTTCGTCCAGTCCTGGAACGACTACCTGTGGCCGCTCGTGGTCGCGACCAATCCCCACTTCTTCACGCTCACCGTCGGTCTCGCCCAGCAACAGGGATCGTTCGACGCCGCGAACAGCCTCGGCAGCCTGATGGCGCGCGGACTGATCGGCAGCCTGCCGCTGGTGATCGTCTTCCTGCTCTTCCAGCGTCAGCTGATTCGTGGAATCGCTCTCGGGAGCGGCGAGAAGTAA
- a CDS encoding carbohydrate ABC transporter permease gives MAEHTASRGRTARGDGAAALVFLSPFLVLAVVFILYPVGQALYMSFFDFDLLTQTATNFGLQNYREMFGGSDLTWSATSMLTWRIPLLLLAGAVVVRGTRRPGAKRTLTVVAVLLLLVVALGVHPGAHGSWNDQRFWAALQHTIEFTVISTPLLMALGLGLAILVNRPGRLSTVYRTAFFLPYVLPVSVVTLIWIYLLNPDRGLAVKLTDALGIPPIDYLNSPSFALPAVILTTIWWTVGFNLVLFLAGLQDIDPHLYEAAALDGASRWASFVNITVPGLRRVSMLVLVTQVVASFQVFGQVYIMTRGGPGDSSLVLIQNVYQTGIRDAKLGYASAQSIVLLALILVVSLVELRFLREDADS, from the coding sequence ATGGCTGAGCACACCGCCTCCCGCGGCAGGACGGCGCGCGGTGACGGGGCCGCCGCCCTGGTCTTCCTGTCGCCGTTCCTCGTCCTCGCCGTCGTGTTCATCCTCTACCCGGTCGGACAGGCGCTCTACATGAGCTTCTTCGACTTCGACCTGCTGACCCAGACGGCGACCAACTTCGGGTTGCAGAACTACCGCGAGATGTTCGGGGGGAGCGACCTCACGTGGTCGGCGACCTCGATGCTGACCTGGCGCATCCCGTTGCTGCTCCTGGCTGGCGCCGTGGTCGTCCGCGGGACGAGGAGGCCGGGCGCCAAGCGCACGCTGACCGTCGTCGCCGTGCTGCTGCTTCTCGTGGTGGCTCTCGGTGTGCACCCGGGTGCGCACGGGTCCTGGAACGACCAGCGGTTCTGGGCGGCGCTCCAGCACACGATCGAGTTCACGGTCATCTCGACGCCGCTGCTCATGGCGCTCGGGCTGGGTCTCGCCATCCTGGTCAACCGCCCGGGACGCCTGAGCACCGTCTACCGCACGGCGTTCTTCCTGCCCTACGTCCTGCCGGTCTCGGTGGTGACCCTGATCTGGATCTACCTCCTCAATCCCGATCGCGGTCTCGCCGTGAAGTTGACCGACGCCCTCGGGATCCCCCCGATCGACTACCTGAACTCGCCCAGCTTCGCGCTCCCCGCGGTCATCCTGACCACGATCTGGTGGACCGTGGGCTTCAACCTGGTGCTGTTCCTCGCGGGTCTGCAGGACATCGACCCTCACCTCTACGAAGCGGCGGCGCTGGACGGCGCGAGCCGGTGGGCCTCGTTCGTCAACATCACCGTGCCCGGGCTGCGCCGGGTCTCGATGCTGGTCCTGGTCACGCAGGTCGTCGCGTCGTTCCAGGTGTTCGGTCAGGTCTACATCATGACCCGCGGTGGCCCAGGAGACTCCTCGCTCGTGCTGATCCAGAACGTCTACCAGACGGGCATCCGGGACGCGAAGCTCGGCTACGCCTCCGCCCAGTCGATCGTGCTGCTGGCGCTCATCCTGGTGGTCTCGCTGGTCGAGCTCCGCTTTCTGCGAGAGGACGCGGACTCGTGA
- a CDS encoding alpha-N-arabinofuranosidase has protein sequence MTAHADYQIAEIDRRLFGSFVEHMGRCVYSGIYEPSHPDADEDGFRGDVLEMVRELGVSVVRYPGGNFVSGYRWEDGVGPRDERPSRLDLAWRAVESNQFGLNEFITWSRQAGVEPMLAVNLGTRGAQEAADLVEYANHPGGTQLSDLRRKHGHDAPHDVRLWCLGNEMDAPWQLGMKTAAEYGRLAAEAAKMMRLVDPRVELVACGSSMRSMPSFAGWESEVLEHCFDHVDYISLHSYYEELERDLPGFLASSRDMDLFIEEMIATVDHVAARKRSRRRLMLSFDEWNVWFQQHFAGPESLTFQEQPRVIEDTYDIAAALVVGTLIISLLRHSDRVRVACQAQLVNVIGAIRSEPGGPAWRQSIYFPLAHAARHARGLALNLAVHSPTYVAEPHGEVPLLESIATWDPEDGAVTFFMVNRSLDRPLPVTAELVGLGDLVVHEHLVLAADGDVRRRNTERAPGAVTPRASQASSVTGNALATTLDPLSWNVVRLVPRTQARAAAGAPAASAEAHAGAETGSRRHG, from the coding sequence GTGACTGCCCACGCCGACTACCAGATCGCCGAGATCGACCGTCGACTCTTCGGCTCGTTCGTCGAGCACATGGGTCGGTGCGTGTACTCGGGCATCTACGAGCCGTCGCACCCGGACGCCGACGAGGACGGCTTCCGCGGCGACGTCCTCGAGATGGTCCGGGAGCTCGGGGTGAGCGTCGTGCGCTACCCAGGCGGCAACTTCGTCTCGGGCTACCGCTGGGAGGACGGCGTGGGCCCCCGCGACGAACGACCCTCGCGCCTCGACCTCGCCTGGCGCGCCGTCGAGTCCAACCAGTTCGGCCTCAACGAGTTCATCACCTGGAGCCGGCAGGCGGGCGTGGAGCCGATGCTGGCGGTCAACCTCGGGACGCGGGGCGCCCAGGAGGCCGCCGACCTCGTCGAGTACGCCAACCACCCGGGCGGGACCCAGCTCTCGGACCTGCGCCGCAAGCACGGTCACGACGCCCCCCACGACGTACGGCTGTGGTGCCTGGGCAACGAGATGGACGCCCCGTGGCAGCTGGGCATGAAGACCGCAGCCGAGTACGGCCGGCTGGCCGCGGAGGCGGCGAAGATGATGAGGCTGGTCGACCCTCGCGTCGAGCTGGTCGCCTGCGGCAGCTCCATGCGGTCGATGCCGAGCTTCGCCGGCTGGGAGTCCGAGGTCCTCGAGCACTGCTTCGACCACGTCGACTACATCAGCCTGCACTCCTACTACGAGGAGCTCGAGCGCGATCTGCCCGGCTTCCTCGCCTCCAGCCGGGACATGGACCTGTTCATCGAGGAGATGATCGCGACCGTCGACCATGTGGCCGCCCGCAAGCGCAGCAGGCGCCGGTTGATGCTGTCCTTCGACGAGTGGAACGTCTGGTTCCAGCAGCACTTCGCGGGGCCGGAGTCACTGACGTTCCAGGAGCAGCCGCGCGTCATCGAGGACACCTACGACATCGCGGCGGCCCTGGTCGTCGGCACCCTGATCATCTCGCTGCTGCGACACTCCGACCGGGTCCGCGTCGCCTGCCAGGCGCAGCTGGTCAACGTGATCGGTGCGATCCGCAGCGAACCTGGCGGCCCCGCGTGGCGCCAGAGCATCTACTTCCCGCTGGCCCACGCCGCGCGACATGCGCGCGGCCTGGCGCTGAACCTGGCGGTGCACTCGCCGACCTACGTCGCCGAGCCTCACGGCGAGGTGCCGCTCCTGGAGTCGATCGCCACGTGGGACCCCGAGGACGGCGCGGTCACGTTCTTCATGGTCAACCGCTCCCTCGACCGGCCGCTCCCCGTCACCGCCGAGCTCGTCGGCCTGGGCGACCTCGTGGTGCACGAACACCTCGTCCTGGCAGCGGATGGCGACGTCCGGCGGCGCAACACCGAACGAGCGCCGGGGGCGGTGACCCCTCGCGCCTCCCAGGCGTCCTCGGTCACCGGGAACGCCCTGGCGACCACGTTGGACCCGCTGTCGTGGAATGTGGTCCGGCTGGTGCCCAGGACGCAGGCCCGGGCGGCAGCCGGTGCTCCGGCCGCGTCCGCCGAAGCGCACGCGGGGGCCGAGACCGGGAGCCGGCGCCATGGCTGA
- a CDS encoding substrate-binding domain-containing protein, producing MSVRLKDVAVRAGVSIRTVSNVVNDYPYVRAETRARVQAAIDELGYRPNLTARQLRRGRTGMIALAVPDLTIPYFGELAGHVLMAAERHGLTLLIEQTAGSREREVMLAQGPRAKSIDGLLLSPLAADVEDLPTGSESVPLVLLGERIYDPRFDHVAIDNVAAAEAATRHLLESGRRRVAAVGVASSARSTMADLRLRGYRQAMDGYGLTVDERLVVRTTWFRRPDGYVATKQLLESGEPPEAMFCFNDLIAHGALRALSEAGLRCPEDVAVIGIDDIEENRYTVPSLTSIAPDKSKIAHHAVELLVRRIGGERPDGVDYTPGFSLSVRESAP from the coding sequence GTGTCGGTTCGACTGAAGGACGTGGCGGTGCGCGCCGGCGTGTCGATCCGCACCGTCTCCAACGTGGTCAACGACTACCCGTACGTCCGTGCCGAGACGCGGGCGCGCGTCCAGGCCGCGATCGACGAGCTCGGCTACCGGCCCAACCTGACGGCCAGGCAGCTGCGGCGGGGCCGCACCGGGATGATCGCGCTGGCCGTTCCCGACCTCACCATCCCCTACTTCGGAGAGCTCGCCGGGCACGTGCTCATGGCTGCGGAACGCCATGGACTGACGCTCCTGATCGAGCAGACCGCGGGGTCCCGCGAGCGTGAGGTGATGCTCGCCCAGGGGCCCCGGGCGAAGTCGATCGACGGCCTCCTGCTCAGCCCCCTGGCCGCGGACGTCGAAGACCTGCCCACGGGGTCGGAGTCGGTCCCGCTGGTGCTGCTGGGGGAGCGCATCTATGACCCCAGGTTCGACCATGTGGCGATCGACAACGTCGCGGCGGCCGAGGCGGCGACCCGCCACCTCCTGGAGAGTGGGCGTCGACGGGTCGCCGCTGTCGGTGTGGCGTCGAGCGCCCGCAGCACCATGGCCGACCTGCGGCTCCGGGGGTACCGGCAGGCGATGGACGGCTACGGGCTCACGGTCGACGAGCGGCTGGTCGTGCGCACCACCTGGTTCCGCCGGCCGGACGGCTACGTGGCCACGAAGCAGCTGCTGGAGAGCGGCGAGCCGCCGGAGGCGATGTTCTGCTTCAACGACCTGATCGCGCACGGGGCGCTGAGGGCGCTGTCCGAGGCGGGCCTCCGCTGCCCCGAGGACGTTGCGGTGATCGGCATCGATGACATCGAGGAGAACCGGTACACCGTGCCGTCGCTGACCAGCATCGCGCCGGACAAGTCCAAGATCGCCCACCACGCCGTAGAGCTCCTGGTGCGGCGCATCGGGGGAGAGCGCCCCGACGGCGTGGACTACACGCCCGGTTTCAGCCTCTCGGTGCGCGAGAGCGCACCCTGA
- a CDS encoding GNAT family N-acetyltransferase: protein MSSGWPVWLASREVTLRPLTYGDARSWRVVRRRNAAWLRPWDATVPPGADARPSSFRSLVFRLNRQARAGTTYPFAIEIDGRFVGQVTVNNIVRGSAQFASVGYWLDREYAGRGIMPRAVAMVVDHCFFTAGLHRIEVAIRPENSNSLRVVEKLGIREIGYAPRYLHIDGAWRDHRLYAVTVEECPEGLVARLD, encoded by the coding sequence TTGAGCAGCGGCTGGCCGGTGTGGCTGGCCTCGCGCGAGGTCACGCTGCGGCCGCTGACCTACGGCGACGCCCGGTCCTGGCGGGTCGTGCGCCGGCGCAACGCGGCGTGGCTGCGGCCGTGGGACGCCACGGTCCCGCCCGGGGCGGACGCGCGGCCCTCGTCGTTCCGCTCGTTGGTGTTCCGGCTCAACCGCCAGGCGCGTGCCGGCACGACGTACCCCTTCGCGATCGAGATCGACGGCCGCTTCGTCGGCCAGGTGACGGTCAACAACATCGTGCGCGGCTCGGCGCAGTTCGCGTCCGTCGGCTACTGGCTGGACCGGGAGTACGCCGGCCGCGGGATCATGCCGCGGGCGGTCGCGATGGTCGTCGACCACTGCTTCTTCACCGCCGGCCTGCACCGGATCGAGGTCGCGATCCGGCCCGAGAACTCCAACTCCCTGCGCGTGGTGGAGAAGCTCGGGATCCGCGAGATCGGCTACGCCCCGCGCTACCTGCACATCGACGGTGCCTGGCGCGACCACCGGCTCTACGCCGTCACCGTCGAGGAGTGCCCCGAGGGCCTGGTCGCCCGTCTCGACTGA
- a CDS encoding molybdenum cofactor synthesis domain-containing protein — protein MSLRAEVVVASNRAAAGVYADETGPLIVDFLAELGFAVAAPVVVPDGEPVGEAIAAAAAGGARVVLTTGGTGLTPTDRTPEVTRALLDHEVPGIAEAIRAHGVAQGVPTAVLSRGLAGVVGTCLVVNLPGSRGGVKDGLEVLRPILVHAAEQVAGSDH, from the coding sequence GTGAGCCTGCGCGCGGAGGTCGTGGTCGCCTCCAACCGGGCGGCCGCCGGGGTGTACGCCGACGAGACCGGCCCGTTGATCGTCGACTTCCTCGCCGAGCTCGGCTTCGCCGTGGCCGCTCCCGTCGTGGTCCCCGACGGGGAGCCGGTGGGTGAGGCGATCGCCGCCGCCGCCGCGGGTGGCGCGCGGGTCGTCCTGACCACCGGCGGCACCGGCCTGACCCCGACCGACCGCACCCCGGAGGTCACCCGCGCGCTGCTGGACCACGAGGTCCCGGGGATCGCCGAGGCGATCCGGGCCCACGGCGTGGCCCAGGGCGTGCCCACCGCGGTGCTCTCCCGCGGCCTGGCCGGGGTGGTGGGCACCTGCCTGGTGGTGAACCTGCCGGGCTCGCGCGGCGGGGTCAAGGACGGGCTCGAGGTGCTGCGGCCGATCCTCGTGCACGCCGCCGAGCAGGTCGCCGGGAGCGACCATTGA
- the moaC gene encoding cyclic pyranopterin monophosphate synthase MoaC, with protein MDRLTHVDAAGAARMVDVSGKDVTARTATASGRVLVAPEVVALLRGAGVPKGDTLAVARLAGIMGAKQTPSLIPLCHPLAISGVTVDLVVADDAVEIAATVRTTDRTGVEMEALTAVSVAALTVIDMVKAVDKGAVITDVRVETKTGGKSGDWRREERG; from the coding sequence ATGGACAGGTTGACCCACGTCGACGCGGCGGGTGCGGCCCGCATGGTCGACGTCTCGGGCAAGGACGTCACGGCCCGGACGGCGACCGCCTCGGGCCGGGTGCTGGTGGCGCCGGAGGTGGTCGCGCTGCTGCGCGGCGCCGGCGTGCCCAAGGGCGACACGCTGGCGGTGGCCCGGCTCGCCGGGATCATGGGCGCCAAGCAGACGCCGTCGCTGATCCCGCTGTGCCACCCGCTGGCGATCTCGGGGGTGACCGTCGACCTCGTCGTCGCGGACGACGCCGTGGAGATCGCCGCCACCGTGCGGACCACCGACCGCACGGGGGTGGAGATGGAGGCACTGACCGCGGTCTCGGTCGCGGCGCTCACGGTGATCGACATGGTCAAGGCCGTCGACAAGGGCGCGGTGATCACCGACGTGCGGGTGGAGACCAAGACCGGCGGCAAGTCCGGCGACTGGCGGCGGGAGGAGCGCGGGTGA
- the glp gene encoding gephyrin-like molybdotransferase Glp produces the protein MPDDLISVDQHLERILEAITPLPDFPQPLMETLGLAAAEDVIATMRLPSFDNSAMDGYAVCHRDVVGASEEHPVHLPVVGEIGAGQGGLLAMSPGTAVKIMTGAPVPAGADAVVPYEWTDRGVAQVRIGRAPELGQHVRRAGEDVDEGDLLLERGTVLGPRHLGLLAAVGRPSVRTRPRPRVVVLSTGSELREPGQPLGHDAIYDGNSYLLAAAARRAGALAYRVGIVPDEPRAFLDALNDQLVRADLVVTSGGVSQGDYDVVKEALSPLGTVWFGGVAMQPGKPQGFGVVGEDATPIFTLPGNPVSSYISFEAFVLPALRKLMGKAPYSRPSTRARLTHAVRSPEGRRQFVRGEIAVDADGLVVSPVGGHGSHLIGDLAASDALVVVPEATTELAAGEQVDVVLLDEEF, from the coding sequence ATGCCTGACGACCTGATCTCCGTCGACCAGCACCTCGAACGCATCCTGGAGGCGATCACGCCGCTCCCGGACTTCCCGCAGCCGCTGATGGAGACCCTCGGCCTCGCGGCCGCCGAGGACGTCATCGCCACGATGCGGCTGCCGTCGTTCGACAACTCCGCGATGGACGGCTACGCCGTGTGCCACCGCGACGTGGTCGGCGCCTCCGAGGAGCACCCGGTGCACCTGCCCGTGGTCGGCGAGATCGGCGCCGGGCAGGGCGGGCTGCTGGCGATGTCGCCGGGCACCGCGGTCAAGATCATGACCGGTGCCCCGGTGCCGGCCGGTGCGGACGCCGTGGTCCCCTACGAGTGGACCGACCGTGGCGTCGCCCAGGTGCGGATCGGCCGGGCGCCCGAGCTCGGCCAGCACGTACGCCGGGCCGGCGAGGACGTCGACGAGGGGGACCTGCTGCTCGAGCGCGGCACCGTGCTCGGGCCGCGCCACCTCGGGCTGCTCGCGGCGGTCGGCCGGCCCAGCGTCCGGACCCGGCCGCGGCCGCGGGTCGTGGTCCTCTCCACCGGGTCCGAGCTGCGCGAGCCCGGCCAGCCGCTGGGCCACGACGCGATCTACGACGGCAACTCCTACCTGCTGGCCGCCGCGGCCCGCCGGGCCGGGGCGCTCGCCTACCGGGTCGGGATCGTGCCCGACGAGCCGCGCGCGTTCCTCGACGCCCTGAACGACCAGCTGGTCCGGGCCGACCTCGTCGTCACCAGTGGCGGCGTCTCCCAGGGCGACTACGACGTGGTCAAGGAGGCGCTCAGCCCGCTCGGCACCGTCTGGTTCGGCGGGGTGGCGATGCAGCCGGGCAAGCCGCAGGGCTTCGGCGTGGTCGGCGAGGACGCCACCCCGATCTTCACGCTGCCGGGCAACCCGGTCTCGTCGTACATCTCCTTCGAGGCCTTCGTGCTGCCCGCGCTGCGCAAGCTGATGGGGAAGGCGCCGTACTCCCGGCCCTCCACCCGGGCCCGGCTCACCCACGCGGTCCGCTCCCCGGAGGGACGGCGCCAGTTCGTGCGCGGCGAGATCGCCGTGGACGCCGACGGGCTGGTCGTCTCGCCGGTGGGCGGGCACGGGTCCCACCTGATCGGTGACCTGGCGGCCTCCGACGCGTTGGTCGTGGTGCCCGAGGCCACCACCGAGCTGGCCGCGGGCGAGCAGGTGGACGTGGTCCTGCTCGACGAGGAATTCTGA
- a CDS encoding UTP--glucose-1-phosphate uridylyltransferase — protein sequence MGSAGLHRARDKMADAGVDEVAIETFAHYYRLLEHGETGMIPESAIEPVEMERLADVEVSEEAAAQAIRSTAVIKLNGGLGTSMGMDRAKSLLCVRRGLSFLDIIARQVLNLRREYDAPLPLLFMNSFRTSADTLEALARYEELPVEGLPLEFLQNKEPKLLADDLAPVSWPKDPDLEWCPPGHGDLYTALRGTGLLDRLIEAGYRYVFVSNSDNLGAVPDARVAGWFATSGAPFAIEAVRRTPSDRKGGHFARRRSDGRIVLRETAQTLEEDKEALADLDRHRFCSTNNLWFDLAAMKHALDLRDGILGLPLIRNVKNVDPGDRSTPEVIQIETAMGAAVEVFEDSRLIEVGRDRFVPVKTTNDLLVLRSDVYEIGPDFVLDQVATDLPYVDLDEEHYKLVGEFDKRFPEGAPSMRKATSFTVEGDWSFGPGVQVIGEVALHAGSANRVEAETVLSGPSDESDGRADA from the coding sequence ATGGGTAGCGCTGGGTTGCACCGAGCACGCGACAAGATGGCCGACGCGGGCGTCGACGAGGTCGCCATCGAGACGTTCGCGCACTACTACCGGCTGCTCGAGCACGGTGAGACCGGGATGATCCCCGAGTCCGCGATCGAGCCGGTCGAGATGGAGCGGCTCGCCGACGTCGAGGTCTCCGAGGAGGCCGCCGCGCAGGCGATCCGCAGCACCGCGGTGATCAAGCTCAACGGCGGCCTCGGGACCTCGATGGGCATGGACCGCGCGAAGTCGCTGCTGTGCGTGCGGCGCGGACTGTCGTTCCTCGACATCATCGCCCGGCAGGTGCTCAACCTGCGCCGGGAGTACGACGCGCCGCTGCCGCTGCTGTTCATGAACAGCTTCCGCACCTCCGCCGACACCCTCGAGGCGCTGGCCCGCTACGAGGAGCTGCCGGTGGAGGGGCTGCCGCTGGAGTTCCTGCAGAACAAGGAGCCGAAGCTGCTGGCCGACGACCTCGCGCCGGTGTCCTGGCCCAAGGACCCCGACCTCGAGTGGTGCCCGCCCGGCCACGGCGACCTCTACACCGCGCTGCGCGGCACCGGGCTGCTCGACCGGCTGATCGAGGCCGGCTACCGCTACGTCTTCGTCTCCAACTCCGACAACCTCGGCGCGGTGCCCGACGCCCGGGTCGCGGGCTGGTTCGCCACCTCCGGCGCGCCGTTCGCGATCGAGGCGGTGCGCCGGACCCCCTCGGACCGCAAGGGCGGGCACTTCGCGCGCCGCCGCAGCGACGGGCGGATCGTGCTGCGCGAGACCGCGCAGACGCTGGAGGAGGACAAGGAGGCGCTGGCCGACCTCGACCGGCACCGGTTCTGCTCGACCAACAACCTGTGGTTCGACCTGGCCGCGATGAAGCACGCGCTGGACCTGCGCGACGGGATCCTCGGGCTGCCGCTGATCCGCAACGTCAAGAACGTCGACCCCGGCGACAGGTCCACCCCGGAGGTGATCCAGATCGAGACCGCGATGGGCGCCGCGGTCGAGGTCTTCGAGGACTCGCGGCTGATCGAGGTCGGCCGCGACCGGTTCGTGCCGGTGAAGACCACCAACGACCTGCTGGTGCTGCGCTCGGACGTCTACGAGATCGGCCCGGACTTCGTGCTCGACCAGGTCGCGACCGACCTGCCGTACGTCGACCTCGACGAGGAGCACTACAAGCTCGTCGGTGAGTTCGACAAGCGTTTCCCCGAGGGGGCGCCGTCGATGCGCAAGGCCACCTCGTTCACCGTCGAGGGGGACTGGAGCTTCGGGCCGGGGGTGCAGGTCATCGGCGAGGTGGCGCTGCACGCGGGCTCGGCGAACCGGGTCGAGGCCGAGACCGTGCTCAGCGGACCGTCCGACGAGTCGGACGGGCGTGCGGATGCCTGA